One Tomitella gaofuii DNA segment encodes these proteins:
- the arc gene encoding proteasome ATPase, which yields MTAPGNGAAANTPHGDGTDQDFERRIAALTTRNTKLAELLKEARTQLVALREEVDRLGQPPSGFGVLVGSVDDETADVFTSGRRMRLTLSPNLDASTLRRGQSLRLNEALTVVEACDFEQVGEICALREVLDDGHRALVVGHADEERIVWLADPLLGTPQGEYGERKPLRAGDSLIVDTKAGYAFARVPKAEVEDLLLEEVPDVDYTAIGGLGRQIEQIRDAVELPFLHGDLFREYALRPPKGVLLYGPPGCGKTLIAKAVAHSLARKIAESRGKDSREVKSYFLNIKGPELLNKFVGETERHIRLIFQRAREKASEGTPVIVFFDEMDSIFRTRGSGVSSDVETTVVPQLLSEIDGVEGLENVIVIGASNREDMIDPAILRPGRLDMKIKIERPDAEAAQDIFSKYLTDELPIHADDLAEFGGDRTACVHTMITRVVDRMYAESEDNRFLEVTYANGDKEVLYFKDFNSGAMIQNIVDRAKKYAIKEVLDTGAPGLRVQHLLDSIVDEFSENEDLPNTTNPDDWARISGKKGERIVYIRTLVTGKSSSASRAIDTETSTGQYL from the coding sequence ATGACAGCACCAGGGAACGGCGCGGCGGCGAACACGCCGCACGGCGACGGAACCGATCAGGATTTCGAACGCCGCATCGCCGCGCTCACCACGCGCAACACCAAGCTCGCCGAGCTGCTCAAGGAGGCGCGCACCCAGCTCGTCGCCCTGCGCGAGGAGGTGGACCGGCTCGGGCAGCCGCCCAGCGGGTTCGGCGTGCTCGTAGGGTCCGTCGACGACGAGACCGCCGACGTCTTCACCTCCGGACGGCGGATGAGGCTCACGCTGTCACCCAACCTGGATGCTTCGACGCTGCGCCGCGGCCAGAGCCTCCGGCTCAACGAGGCTCTCACCGTGGTGGAAGCGTGCGACTTCGAGCAGGTCGGCGAGATCTGCGCCCTGCGCGAGGTGCTCGACGACGGCCACCGCGCGCTGGTCGTGGGCCACGCGGACGAGGAACGCATCGTGTGGCTGGCGGATCCGCTGCTGGGGACCCCGCAGGGCGAGTACGGCGAACGCAAACCGCTGCGTGCCGGCGACTCGCTCATCGTCGACACCAAAGCCGGCTACGCCTTTGCCCGCGTTCCCAAGGCGGAGGTCGAGGACCTCCTGCTTGAGGAGGTTCCGGACGTCGACTACACCGCGATCGGCGGGCTGGGGCGGCAGATCGAGCAGATCCGCGACGCCGTGGAGCTGCCGTTCCTGCACGGCGACCTGTTCCGCGAGTACGCACTGCGCCCGCCCAAGGGCGTGCTGCTCTACGGCCCTCCGGGCTGCGGGAAGACCCTCATCGCCAAGGCGGTGGCGCACTCGCTGGCCCGCAAGATCGCGGAGTCGCGCGGCAAGGACTCGCGCGAGGTCAAGTCCTACTTCCTCAACATCAAGGGCCCCGAGCTGCTCAACAAGTTCGTCGGCGAGACCGAGCGGCACATCCGGCTGATCTTCCAGCGCGCACGGGAGAAAGCGTCCGAAGGGACGCCGGTGATCGTGTTCTTCGACGAGATGGATTCGATCTTCCGCACCCGCGGCTCCGGCGTGTCCTCCGACGTGGAGACGACGGTGGTGCCGCAGCTGCTCAGCGAGATCGACGGCGTCGAGGGGCTGGAGAACGTCATCGTCATCGGCGCGTCCAACCGCGAGGACATGATCGACCCCGCCATCCTGCGGCCGGGCCGCCTGGACATGAAGATCAAGATCGAACGGCCCGACGCCGAGGCCGCGCAGGACATCTTCTCCAAGTACCTCACCGACGAACTGCCCATCCACGCCGACGACCTGGCCGAGTTCGGCGGCGACCGCACCGCCTGCGTGCACACCATGATCACCCGGGTCGTGGACCGCATGTACGCGGAGAGCGAGGACAATCGCTTCCTCGAGGTCACCTACGCCAACGGCGACAAGGAGGTCCTGTACTTCAAGGATTTCAACTCGGGTGCCATGATCCAGAACATCGTCGACCGCGCCAAGAAGTACGCCATCAAGGAGGTGCTCGACACCGGCGCCCCGGGACTGCGCGTCCAGCATCTGCTGGACTCGATCGTGGACGAGTTCAGTGAGAACGAGGACCTGCCGAACACGACGAACCCGGACGACTGGGCTCGCATCTCCGGGAAGAAGGGCGAGCGGATCGTGTACATCCGCACGCTGGTGACGGGCAAGTCGTCCAGCGCCAGCCGGGCCATCGACACCGAGACCAGCACGGGGCAGTACCTGTGA
- the dop gene encoding depupylase/deamidase Dop has translation MQRIIGTEVEYGISAPGDHSANPIVTSTQAVLAYGAATGMPRARGTRWDYEVESPLRDARGFDLGRSRGPAPVIDSDEVGAANLILTNGARLYVDHAHPEYSAPEVLDPLDAVIWDKAGERVMEAAARYAASVPGTPRLQLYKNNVDGKGASYGTHENYLMRRATEFADIASGLIPFFVSRQVICGSGRVGLGQSGDEPGFQLSQRADYIEVEVGLETTLKRGIINTRDEPHADSEKYRRLHVIVGDANLAETATYLKVGTTALVLDLIESGVGLADLQLASPVQAIHAISHDPTLRTRVDLVDGRRLTGIELQREYHRRAADFCARHSPDDARATDVLEQWAQVLDLLDEDPMLCADRLDWPAKLRLLDGFRQREGLGWSAPRLHLVDLQYSDVRLDKGLYNRLVARGSMRRLVTEEQVLHAVGNPPTDTRAYFRGECLRRFGADITAASWDSLIFDVGGESLVRIPTMEPLRGTRAHVGALLDTATTARELVDSLTS, from the coding sequence ATGCAGCGCATCATCGGGACCGAGGTCGAGTACGGCATCTCCGCTCCGGGCGACCACTCCGCCAACCCCATCGTCACGTCCACACAGGCGGTGCTCGCCTACGGGGCCGCCACGGGCATGCCGCGGGCGCGCGGCACCCGGTGGGACTACGAGGTGGAGTCGCCGCTGCGCGACGCCCGCGGGTTCGATCTGGGGCGCAGCCGCGGCCCGGCACCGGTCATCGACTCGGACGAGGTGGGCGCGGCCAACCTCATCCTCACCAACGGCGCACGGCTGTACGTGGACCACGCGCACCCGGAGTATTCCGCGCCCGAGGTGCTCGACCCGCTGGACGCCGTCATCTGGGACAAGGCGGGCGAACGGGTCATGGAGGCAGCCGCCCGGTACGCGGCGAGTGTGCCCGGCACGCCGCGCCTGCAGTTGTACAAGAACAACGTCGACGGCAAGGGCGCGTCCTACGGCACGCACGAGAACTACCTGATGCGCCGCGCCACCGAGTTCGCCGACATCGCGTCGGGCCTGATCCCGTTCTTCGTCTCGCGCCAGGTGATCTGCGGCTCCGGCCGGGTGGGCCTGGGCCAGTCGGGCGACGAGCCGGGATTCCAGCTCTCCCAGCGCGCCGACTACATCGAAGTGGAGGTCGGGCTGGAGACCACGCTCAAGCGCGGCATCATCAACACGCGCGACGAGCCCCACGCCGATTCCGAGAAGTACCGCCGCCTGCACGTGATCGTCGGCGATGCGAACCTCGCCGAGACCGCCACCTACCTCAAGGTGGGCACCACGGCCCTGGTGCTGGACCTCATCGAGTCCGGCGTGGGCCTGGCCGACCTGCAGCTGGCGTCCCCGGTGCAGGCCATCCATGCCATCAGCCACGACCCCACGCTGCGCACGCGCGTCGACCTCGTGGACGGCCGGCGGCTCACCGGAATCGAACTCCAACGCGAATACCACCGGCGGGCGGCCGACTTCTGCGCCCGCCACTCGCCGGACGACGCGCGTGCCACCGATGTCCTCGAGCAGTGGGCGCAGGTGCTCGACCTCCTCGACGAGGATCCGATGCTGTGCGCGGACCGCCTCGATTGGCCCGCGAAGCTGCGCCTGCTCGACGGTTTCCGGCAGCGGGAGGGTCTCGGCTGGTCGGCGCCGCGGCTGCACCTTGTGGACCTGCAGTACTCCGACGTCCGCCTGGACAAGGGCCTGTACAACCGGCTCGTCGCGCGCGGGTCGATGCGGCGCCTCGTCACCGAAGAGCAGGTCCTGCACGCGGTCGGCAACCCGCCCACGGACACCCGCGCGTACTTCCGGGGCGAGTGCCTGCGACGGTTCGGTGCGGACATCACCGCGGCAAGCTGGGACTCGCTGATCTTCGACGTGGGAGGGGAGTCGCTCGTGCGCATTCCCACGATGGAGCCGCTGCGCGGCACGCGTGCGCACGTGGGGGCGCTGCTCGACACGGCGACGACGGCGCGCGAGCTGGTCGACTCGCTGACGTCGTAG
- a CDS encoding tRNA (adenine-N1)-methyltransferase: protein MAIDAEASASGALPGASGALPGAGGAPTGPFRVGERVQLTDGKGRKYTVILTPGGQFHTHRGAIENDSLIGAAEGTVVESSNGTPYLALRPLLTDYVLSMPRGAQVIYPKDAAQIVHEGDVFPGARVLEAGAGSGALTCSLLRAVGPQGRVISYEVREDHAVHAVRNVETFFGGHPEHWDLTVGDLAEASPETVGGPVDRVILDMLAPWDVLPAVARTLVPGGVLIAYVATVTQLSRVVEALREQACWTEPRAWETIVRDWHAVGLAVRPEHRMQGHTAFLISTRRLADGTVAPRPERRPSKG from the coding sequence ATGGCGATCGACGCCGAGGCTTCAGCGTCCGGGGCACTGCCCGGTGCGTCCGGGGCACTGCCCGGTGCGGGCGGCGCGCCGACCGGGCCGTTCCGCGTGGGCGAGCGGGTCCAGCTCACCGACGGCAAGGGTCGCAAGTACACCGTGATCCTCACCCCCGGCGGCCAGTTCCACACCCACCGCGGCGCCATCGAGAACGACTCGCTCATCGGGGCGGCCGAGGGCACGGTGGTCGAGTCGTCCAACGGCACGCCGTACCTGGCGCTGCGGCCGCTGCTCACCGACTATGTGCTCTCGATGCCGCGCGGCGCGCAGGTGATCTATCCCAAAGACGCCGCGCAGATCGTGCACGAGGGCGACGTGTTCCCCGGCGCGCGGGTGCTCGAGGCGGGCGCGGGTTCCGGCGCGCTGACCTGCTCGCTGCTGCGGGCCGTGGGCCCGCAGGGCCGCGTCATCTCCTACGAGGTGCGCGAGGACCATGCGGTGCATGCCGTCCGCAATGTGGAGACGTTCTTCGGCGGCCACCCCGAGCACTGGGATCTCACCGTCGGAGATCTCGCCGAGGCGTCCCCGGAGACTGTCGGCGGCCCCGTCGACCGGGTCATCCTCGACATGCTCGCACCGTGGGACGTGCTGCCGGCCGTGGCGCGCACCCTCGTGCCGGGCGGTGTGCTCATCGCTTACGTGGCCACCGTCACCCAGCTGTCCCGCGTCGTCGAGGCGCTGCGCGAGCAGGCGTGCTGGACCGAGCCCCGAGCCTGGGAGACGATCGTGCGCGACTGGCACGCGGTGGGCCTGGCCGTACGCCCCGAGCACCGCATGCAGGGGCACACTGCTTTCCTCATCAGCACCCGTCGGCTGGCCGACGGCACCGTCGCCCCCCGGCCCGAGCGCCGCCCCAGCAAAGGCTGA
- a CDS encoding RecB family exonuclease, whose amino-acid sequence MDTPAPGDPVQKTAPSQQAAPTGQARPGGRRHIALSPSRASDFKQCPLLYRFRAVDRIPETPSTAQARGTLVHTALERLYGLPAAERVQERAAGLLEPAWSEMVAGQPELAELVGPQDRAQFLDEARALIAGYYTMEDPTRFEPDACEQRVETRLADGTPLRGFIDRIDVAPTGQVRVVDYKTGRLPWGPGKATALFQMKFYALALLRDRGVLPTQLRLMYLKSGEDLVYEPTEPELERFERTVSALWQAIRTAGSTGDFRPTPSKLCGWCDHKALCPAFDGTPPPYPGWPGE is encoded by the coding sequence ATGGACACGCCCGCCCCCGGAGACCCCGTGCAGAAGACTGCCCCGTCACAGCAAGCTGCCCCGACGGGGCAGGCGCGCCCCGGTGGGCGGCGGCACATCGCACTGTCGCCGTCGCGGGCGTCGGACTTCAAGCAGTGCCCGCTGCTGTACCGGTTCCGGGCGGTGGACCGCATCCCGGAGACACCGTCGACGGCCCAGGCGCGCGGCACGCTGGTGCACACGGCACTGGAACGGCTCTACGGGCTTCCTGCGGCCGAGCGGGTCCAGGAACGCGCGGCCGGGCTCCTGGAGCCGGCCTGGAGCGAGATGGTCGCCGGCCAGCCGGAACTGGCCGAGCTGGTGGGGCCGCAGGACCGCGCGCAGTTCCTGGACGAGGCACGCGCACTCATCGCCGGCTACTACACGATGGAGGATCCCACGCGGTTCGAGCCGGACGCGTGCGAGCAGCGCGTGGAGACCCGGCTCGCCGACGGCACCCCCCTGCGCGGGTTCATCGACCGGATCGACGTCGCGCCCACGGGCCAGGTGCGGGTGGTCGACTACAAGACGGGACGGCTGCCGTGGGGGCCGGGCAAGGCCACCGCGCTGTTCCAGATGAAGTTCTACGCGCTGGCGCTGCTGCGTGACCGTGGTGTGCTGCCGACCCAGCTGCGGCTGATGTACCTGAAGAGCGGCGAGGACCTCGTCTACGAGCCCACGGAGCCGGAGCTCGAGCGGTTCGAGCGCACCGTGTCCGCGCTCTGGCAGGCCATCCGCACCGCGGGGAGCACCGGCGATTTCCGCCCGACACCGTCGAAGCTCTGCGGCTGGTGCGATCACAAGGCGCTGTGCCCGGCCTTCGACGGCACGCCGCCGCCCTACCCCGGCTGGCCCGGCGAGTAG
- the prcB gene encoding proteasome subunit beta, with the protein MSSFSEHLRRCNPELLPGHGPQAGAARAGAAPSVPHGTTIVALTHAEGVVIAGDRRATMGNLIASRDIEKVFVTDAYSAVGIAGTAGVAVELVRLFAVELEHYDKIEGMPLTFDGKANRLATMVRGNLGAAMQGLAVVPLFVGYDTAVDDPARAGRIVSYDVAGGRYEEHAGYHAVGSGSLFAKSALKRMYSPDDAPEAALRKAVEALYDAADDDSATGGPDATRGVYPTAIAVTGDGAQAVSADRIEAAAAAVIDDRTRRAGRA; encoded by the coding sequence ATGTCCTCGTTCAGCGAGCACCTGCGCCGGTGCAATCCGGAACTGCTGCCCGGTCACGGTCCTCAGGCCGGGGCGGCGCGGGCAGGGGCGGCACCGTCGGTGCCGCATGGCACCACGATCGTGGCGCTCACCCACGCCGAGGGCGTGGTGATCGCCGGCGACCGACGCGCCACGATGGGCAACCTCATCGCCAGCCGCGACATCGAGAAGGTCTTCGTCACCGACGCCTATTCGGCGGTGGGGATCGCGGGCACGGCGGGCGTCGCGGTCGAGCTGGTACGGCTGTTCGCGGTGGAGCTCGAGCACTACGACAAGATCGAGGGCATGCCGCTGACGTTCGATGGCAAGGCGAATCGCCTGGCCACGATGGTGCGCGGCAATCTCGGCGCCGCGATGCAGGGTTTGGCCGTCGTTCCGCTGTTCGTCGGATATGACACTGCGGTGGACGATCCCGCCCGCGCCGGGCGCATCGTCTCCTACGACGTCGCCGGGGGGCGCTACGAAGAGCACGCCGGCTACCATGCCGTCGGATCGGGGTCGCTGTTCGCCAAGTCGGCGCTCAAGCGCATGTACTCGCCCGACGATGCGCCCGAGGCCGCTCTGCGCAAAGCGGTCGAGGCACTCTACGACGCCGCGGACGATGATTCGGCCACCGGCGGACCCGACGCCACCCGGGGCGTGTATCCCACGGCGATCGCCGTGACCGGCGACGGCGCCCAGGCCGTATCCGCGGACCGGATCGAGGCCGCCGCCGCCGCCGTGATCGACGACCGCACCCGCCGGGCCGGACGGGCCTGA
- the hisG gene encoding ATP phosphoribosyltransferase yields MLRVAVPNKGALSESAAAMLAEAGYRRRSDSKDLTVLDDEHEVEFFFLRPKDIATYVGSGELDLGITGRDLALESGAPVAERLALGFGRSTFRYAAPRGREWTVGDLDGARIATAYPNLVRSDLAARGLSATVIPLDGAVEISIQLGVADLIADVVGSGRTLRQHNLAPFGEVLCKSEAVLIGRDDATEAGAAARAQLTARVQGVVYGQQYVLLDYNCPRELLDEASRVTPGVESPTVSDLAEPGWLAVRAMVPRKGMNGVMDQLKAVGARAVLATDIRSCRM; encoded by the coding sequence ATGCTCAGGGTCGCCGTACCCAACAAGGGGGCGCTGTCGGAATCGGCCGCCGCCATGCTCGCCGAGGCCGGCTACCGCCGCCGCAGCGACAGCAAGGACCTCACCGTGCTCGACGACGAGCACGAGGTCGAGTTCTTCTTCCTGCGCCCCAAGGACATCGCCACCTACGTGGGTTCGGGCGAGCTGGACCTGGGGATCACCGGCCGCGACCTGGCCTTGGAGTCCGGCGCCCCGGTGGCCGAGCGGCTCGCCCTGGGCTTCGGCCGCTCCACCTTCCGCTACGCGGCCCCCCGAGGCCGCGAGTGGACCGTCGGCGACCTCGACGGCGCCCGCATCGCCACCGCGTATCCGAATCTCGTGCGTTCCGACCTGGCCGCGCGCGGCCTGTCCGCCACCGTGATCCCGCTCGACGGGGCCGTGGAGATCTCCATCCAGCTCGGCGTGGCCGATCTCATCGCCGACGTCGTGGGGTCCGGGCGCACGCTGCGTCAGCACAACCTGGCTCCGTTCGGCGAGGTCCTGTGCAAGTCGGAGGCGGTGCTCATCGGGCGCGACGACGCGACCGAGGCGGGGGCAGCCGCGCGCGCCCAGCTTACGGCCAGGGTGCAGGGAGTGGTGTACGGGCAGCAGTACGTGTTGCTGGACTACAACTGCCCGCGCGAGCTGCTCGACGAGGCTTCGCGGGTCACCCCCGGCGTCGAGTCTCCCACCGTGTCCGACTTGGCCGAGCCCGGTTGGCTCGCCGTGCGCGCCATGGTCCCCCGCAAGGGCATGAACGGGGTGATGGACCAGCTCAAGGCCGTCGGCGCGCGGGCGGTGCTCGCCACCGACATCCGGTCCTGCCGCATGTGA
- a CDS encoding phosphoribosyl-ATP diphosphatase, whose translation MKTFDSLFAELSLRAAERPEGSGTVAALDAGVHHIGKKVIEEAGEVWIAAEHETDDELAGEISQLLYWVQVMMVARGLSPEDVYRHL comes from the coding sequence GTGAAGACCTTCGACTCCCTGTTCGCCGAGCTGTCCCTGCGCGCCGCGGAACGACCCGAGGGCAGCGGCACCGTCGCCGCCCTCGACGCGGGCGTCCATCACATCGGCAAGAAGGTGATCGAGGAGGCCGGCGAGGTGTGGATCGCCGCCGAGCATGAGACGGACGACGAGCTCGCCGGCGAAATCTCGCAGTTGCTGTACTGGGTGCAGGTGATGATGGTCGCGCGCGGGCTGAGCCCGGAGGACGTCTACCGGCATCTGTGA
- a CDS encoding thioesterase family protein — MTDSAADAAFYHLLGVADDGAERFAATDYTRSVWSTDMQHGSPPAALLVRAMERGHPRDGARLARVTVELLGPVPVTECRVYSRVLRPGRSIELLEAWMDAPMPDGSARTVASARAWRMATEDTAMVQRATDARYPEGPGSSVSGFGFFGAHEVVTFLDALDWQWTSLAGDEGPGRVRVREKTALVAGEEPTPVERMFCVVDAANGVGATLDPREWTFLNTEMSVHIHRVPGRGLGIAAESSIGPDGVGMCTAVIHDEAGPVARTAQSLLVRRRS, encoded by the coding sequence ATGACCGATTCCGCCGCGGACGCCGCCTTCTACCACCTTCTCGGCGTCGCGGACGACGGCGCCGAACGCTTCGCCGCCACCGACTACACGCGCAGCGTGTGGAGTACCGATATGCAGCACGGTTCGCCGCCCGCCGCGCTGCTGGTGCGCGCCATGGAGCGCGGCCATCCGCGGGACGGCGCCCGCCTGGCCCGCGTCACCGTGGAGCTGCTGGGCCCGGTGCCGGTCACGGAATGCCGGGTGTACAGCCGCGTGCTGCGGCCCGGGCGCTCCATCGAACTGCTTGAGGCGTGGATGGACGCGCCGATGCCGGACGGGTCGGCGCGCACGGTGGCGAGCGCGCGGGCCTGGCGCATGGCCACCGAGGACACCGCGATGGTGCAGCGGGCGACGGACGCCCGCTACCCCGAGGGGCCCGGGTCGTCCGTGTCCGGGTTCGGCTTCTTCGGCGCCCACGAGGTGGTCACGTTCCTCGACGCGCTCGATTGGCAGTGGACCTCGCTCGCCGGCGATGAGGGGCCGGGCCGCGTGCGGGTGCGCGAGAAGACGGCGCTGGTCGCAGGCGAGGAGCCCACGCCCGTCGAGCGGATGTTCTGCGTGGTCGACGCGGCCAACGGCGTCGGCGCCACCCTCGATCCGCGGGAATGGACGTTCCTCAACACCGAGATGTCGGTGCATATCCACCGCGTGCCGGGCAGGGGCCTGGGGATCGCCGCGGAGTCCAGCATCGGCCCCGACGGGGTGGGCATGTGCACCGCCGTCATCCACGACGAGGCGGGACCGGTGGCACGCACCGCGCAGTCGCTGCTGGTACGCCGCCGCAGCTGA
- a CDS encoding ubiquitin-like protein Pup: MAQEQIKRGGGEDDDEAVAGGAGQQQSTASVDDTDDLLDEIDDVLEENAEDFVRAYVQKGGQ; encoded by the coding sequence ATGGCACAGGAGCAGATCAAGCGTGGCGGCGGCGAGGACGACGACGAGGCCGTCGCCGGCGGCGCGGGGCAGCAGCAGAGCACTGCGTCCGTGGACGACACGGACGACCTCCTCGACGAGATCGACGACGTGCTGGAGGAGAACGCCGAAGACTTCGTCCGTGCATACGTGCAGAAGGGCGGCCAGTGA